A stretch of Bacteroidota bacterium DNA encodes these proteins:
- a CDS encoding VCBS repeat-containing protein encodes MEKQQPKTMNNVPPNSCHQGTWAQSSTWCLGALVAKKQKSVTRISRFRFGLLFLICCVALACNESKPSDATITQEAKGKPLFTLLDSAESGFFFWNEVKEDETFNSLTYEYYYNGAGVAVGDINNDGLPDIFMGGNRFGGRLFLNLGKMKFKQISDQAGVYNNGFTTGITMADVNADGYMDIYLCRSLSTTADQRRNILLINNKNLTFTDRAKEYGLDDAGYSNHASFFDYDADGDLDMFLLNHRADFENALYLYPEKDWKGKLAEMARSQDSVYQYYSNKLYRNNGDQTFTDITVSAGLASFDFGLSATIADIDLNGRPDIYTTSDYATKDHLYINLGNGKFEDRIDVAVGHISKNSMGSDVADYNNDGLPDIVTLDMMSEDNFRQKQLKGYSTYDIFQITASYGLHYQVMRNCLQLNTGAGTFSEIGQFAGISHTDWSWAPLLADFDNDGLKDLMITNGYARDVTDMDYIKYRSPEIVRKGGGPQTVKSMDLLKEVPSTPLKNYIFKNRGDLQFQKMTDDWGLTQTSFSNGAAYADLDLDGDLDLIVNNYNQAAFLYRNEAKQLHPEQHTLGIRLKGNAPNTFALGAKVWVTNGDQTQYQELFTSRGFLSSVQSDLNFGLGEKVNTIKVKVRWPNGKYKVFDQVKPDQLLEIKPGDGLDHDPGPTIDEVPLFARHIGSGLPTYVHEENGYIDFKTDALLEYAVSQAGPWITVGDVNGDNKDDFYIGGSAGKPGSLFIQASEGDYRLSRQPAFAQQTNFKDGESLFFDADGDGDNDLFVTSFAHEANQPQNYGCRLYLNDGKGQFTYSADAIPQWSTPSQSAVAVDFDGDRDSDLFVGGAAIPGQYPYAGRSYFLKNEKGKFSIADLLPNQGKLGILNKAIAADLNGDKTPELVLGGSWEPIKILQLENGKWTNQTEAFGLRDTDGLWYSLAAADLDNDGDLDLVAGNRGTNFNHKVSEEKPGVLSYSDLDGNGSLEGLISYPYPDGHLHPKYAFDELVVQAPGLKSRFTSYKSYSEATTETVVGPENWAKAPKWYLKQAASLVLLNDGKGHFTTIPLNPEAQIFPVKDIAIADWDEDEKLDLLLVGNHYAASPDIGREDAGHGLFLKGLGNGKFIAIPAVESGIQLPMDTRQIFLLKNGAGVTTVGIGSNQGPLVFLMGL; translated from the coding sequence ATGGAAAAACAGCAGCCCAAAACAATGAACAACGTCCCTCCAAATTCTTGCCACCAAGGCACCTGGGCACAAAGCTCAACTTGGTGCCTTGGTGCCTTGGTGGCAAAAAAACAGAAGTCAGTTACACGCATCAGCAGGTTTCGATTCGGCCTGCTTTTCCTGATTTGCTGCGTTGCGCTTGCTTGCAATGAATCCAAGCCATCCGATGCCACGATCACCCAAGAAGCCAAGGGAAAACCACTTTTCACGCTACTGGACTCGGCAGAGTCCGGCTTTTTCTTTTGGAATGAGGTCAAGGAAGACGAAACTTTCAATTCGCTTACCTACGAATATTATTACAATGGCGCAGGCGTTGCAGTCGGGGACATCAACAACGATGGCCTGCCCGACATCTTCATGGGCGGCAACCGGTTTGGTGGCAGGTTGTTCTTGAATCTCGGAAAAATGAAGTTCAAGCAAATTTCCGATCAGGCAGGCGTCTACAACAATGGATTTACCACTGGCATCACCATGGCGGATGTGAATGCCGATGGCTACATGGACATCTACCTTTGCCGCTCGCTTTCCACGACTGCCGATCAACGACGCAACATCCTGCTGATCAACAACAAAAACCTCACATTTACCGATCGCGCCAAAGAATATGGCCTTGACGATGCAGGCTATTCCAACCATGCGAGCTTTTTTGACTACGATGCAGACGGTGACTTGGACATGTTTCTTCTGAATCACCGTGCAGATTTTGAAAATGCGCTTTACCTGTATCCGGAAAAGGATTGGAAAGGCAAACTTGCCGAAATGGCGCGCTCCCAAGACTCTGTCTATCAATATTATTCCAACAAACTTTACCGCAACAACGGTGACCAGACCTTTACGGATATCACCGTTTCGGCTGGTTTGGCGAGCTTTGACTTTGGCTTGAGTGCGACCATTGCCGACATTGACTTGAATGGTCGTCCCGACATTTACACCACTTCGGATTATGCCACCAAGGACCATCTCTACATCAACCTTGGAAACGGCAAATTTGAAGACCGCATTGATGTCGCTGTGGGGCATATCAGCAAAAATTCGATGGGGTCGGACGTGGCGGATTACAACAACGACGGCTTGCCCGATATTGTCACGCTCGACATGATGTCAGAAGACAATTTCAGGCAGAAGCAGCTCAAGGGCTATTCGACCTACGACATTTTCCAGATTACGGCAAGCTATGGCCTTCATTACCAAGTGATGCGCAACTGCTTGCAGCTGAATACGGGCGCAGGGACATTCTCCGAAATTGGGCAGTTTGCAGGCATTTCCCATACCGACTGGAGCTGGGCGCCTTTGTTGGCTGATTTTGACAACGACGGGCTCAAAGACTTGATGATCACCAACGGCTACGCCCGTGACGTCACCGACATGGACTATATCAAATACCGTTCGCCCGAAATCGTGCGTAAAGGCGGTGGCCCACAAACGGTCAAAAGCATGGACTTGCTCAAGGAAGTGCCTTCGACACCTTTGAAGAACTACATCTTCAAAAACCGAGGCGACTTACAATTCCAAAAAATGACCGACGATTGGGGCTTGACCCAAACGAGCTTTTCCAACGGCGCCGCCTACGCCGACCTAGACCTCGACGGAGACCTGGACTTGATCGTCAACAATTACAACCAAGCTGCGTTTCTGTACCGCAACGAAGCCAAACAACTTCATCCTGAACAACATACACTCGGCATTCGACTCAAAGGAAATGCACCCAATACCTTTGCACTCGGTGCCAAAGTGTGGGTCACCAACGGGGACCAAACCCAATACCAAGAGTTGTTTACCAGCCGCGGATTTTTGAGTTCGGTACAGTCGGATCTCAATTTCGGATTGGGAGAAAAGGTGAATACAATCAAAGTCAAGGTGCGATGGCCGAATGGGAAATACAAGGTTTTTGACCAAGTCAAACCCGACCAATTGCTGGAAATCAAGCCTGGCGATGGCCTAGACCATGACCCCGGCCCCACGATCGATGAAGTACCGTTGTTTGCACGACACATTGGTTCAGGGCTTCCGACTTATGTACATGAAGAAAACGGCTACATCGATTTCAAGACGGATGCCTTGCTGGAATATGCTGTTTCACAGGCCGGTCCGTGGATCACCGTTGGAGACGTGAATGGCGACAACAAGGATGATTTTTACATTGGCGGATCGGCAGGTAAACCAGGCAGCCTCTTTATCCAAGCTTCAGAAGGCGATTACCGCTTGTCACGGCAACCCGCTTTTGCCCAACAAACCAATTTCAAAGACGGCGAGAGCTTGTTCTTCGATGCCGATGGGGATGGCGACAACGATTTGTTTGTCACAAGCTTCGCGCACGAGGCAAATCAGCCACAAAATTATGGCTGCCGGCTTTATTTGAATGACGGCAAAGGCCAATTCACTTATTCAGCCGATGCCATTCCACAATGGTCCACCCCTTCGCAGTCTGCCGTGGCGGTGGACTTTGATGGTGATCGAGACAGTGACCTTTTTGTTGGAGGAGCCGCCATTCCTGGTCAATATCCATACGCAGGCCGGTCCTATTTCCTGAAGAATGAAAAAGGCAAATTTTCCATTGCCGACCTCCTGCCCAATCAAGGCAAACTTGGCATCCTCAACAAGGCGATAGCAGCCGACCTGAACGGTGACAAAACTCCAGAATTGGTGTTGGGTGGTTCCTGGGAACCGATCAAAATTCTGCAATTGGAAAATGGAAAATGGACAAATCAGACAGAAGCGTTTGGCTTAAGAGACACCGACGGGCTCTGGTACAGCCTCGCCGCCGCTGACTTGGACAATGACGGCGACCTGGACTTAGTGGCAGGCAACCGCGGTACCAACTTCAATCACAAGGTTTCGGAAGAGAAGCCGGGCGTTCTATCGTATTCGGATCTCGATGGCAACGGTAGTTTGGAAGGACTCATTTCCTATCCTTATCCCGACGGCCATTTGCATCCCAAGTATGCCTTTGACGAATTGGTCGTGCAAGCGCCGGGGCTCAAGTCGCGGTTCACGTCCTACAAATCCTATTCGGAGGCAACGACAGAGACGGTTGTTGGCCCTGAAAACTGGGCAAAAGCACCAAAATGGTATCTCAAGCAAGCCGCCTCGCTGGTCCTACTCAACGATGGTAAGGGCCATTTCACCACGATTCCACTGAATCCCGAGGCGCAAATTTTTCCCGTGAAGGACATTGCGATTGCAGATTGGGACGAAGATGAAAAATTGGATCTATTGTTGGTCGGCAACCACTATGCAGCAAGCCCCGACATTGGCCGCGAAGACGCAGGCCATGGCCTCTTCCTCAAAGGTTTAGGCAATGGAAAATTCATCGCGATCCCTGCTGTAGAATCAGGCATTCAATTGCCGATGGACACCCGTCAAATTTTCCTACTGAAAAATGGTGCAGGTGTCACGACCGTTGGGATTGGCAGCAATCAAGGGCCGTTGGTTTTCCTGATGGGCTTGTAG